Below is a window of Thermotoga sp. DNA.
CAGATCCTTCTACAAGTGCTTATGGCTATGCAGCTCACCTGAATCTTACTGGAAAAGACATTCTTGAAAATCTCGTGGTCGATCTTGCGTACGCTTACGAAGCAACATCTGCCTACTTGGTCGAAGCCAACTACAGCAAGTCTTTTGAAGTGGAACCTGTTACTTTGACCGTGTCTCCACACTTTGTCTACTCTGAAGGCACTCCTACATACTACGATGATGATTCCATCGATGGTGATGGATGGGTAGCTCCTTGGAATCAGAAATTTGTTGAAGCTACTCTCAAGGCAGAGGCTGGCGTTACCGATGAGGTCACGTTCAGCGCAGAACTCACCCCGAAATATGATCTTGCTGCTAACGCGTTCAGTCTGCCCGTTACCCTCACACTCGCTTACGCTTCCGACATCGCAAGTGCGAATGTAAGTGCTTCTTGGAATGACGCTGTTTCTTCAGCTACAGATGTCACAATTGACGCAGATCTGACAGTCACCGCCGTTGAAAACCTCACGGTCAAAGCAGCCGCAAGATATCTGGTTGCCACCAACGAGCTTGGTTACAACGTCGATACCAGCTATGTCTACGGACCTCTCACAACGGGATTCTTCTTCGGAACACTGTTTGATAGCAACGGAGAAATGTCCGGTGACGCTACAATCCACGACTACTTCACCTGGTACCTCTACCTGAAAGCAGAAGTTGCATTCTGATTCACGCAAGGTTTCAATAAACCCCCGGCGCTTGCCGGGGGTTTTGTTTTGTTGTATAATTTAAAACTGGAGGCGTGTCCGAACTGGCTAAGGAGCCGGTCTTGAAAACCGGTGGGCCGGAAGGCCCGTGTGGGTTCGAATCCCACCGCCTCCGCCAGCCCCACACGGGGCTTTTCTTTTTAAGGAGGTGAAACTGTGAAAGCACTCCTTGTGATAGATCTTCAAAGGGACTTTGTTGACAAAGATGGTACTCTTTACTTTGAAGGTGCAGAAAGGGTGATCGATCCCATCCTTAGATGGGTGGAAGTCTTCAAGAAAGAAGGCCTTCCCATCATCACCACCCAAGACTGGCACGATCCGGACGACAAAGAATTCGACATCTGGCCAAAACACTGCGTTGCAAACTCAAACAGTGCAAGACTCACAGAAAGACTGGAAAGATCACTGGAAGGTTATGCGAATCACTTTTCTATAAAAAAGAACCGTTACAGTGCGTTCTACAACACGAATCTGGAGAAAATAATAAAAGAGAGGAGCATAAACGAGGTATACGTGTGCGGTGTGGTGACTCACATCTGCGTTCTCTTCACAGTGGAAGAGTTGAGAAACCGGGATATCCCTGTTAAAATAATCACTGAAGGTGTTGCCTCCTACGATGAAGAGCTGCATCGCTTTGCTTTGAGAGAAATGAAGGAAATTTTGGGAGCCGAATTCATCTGAGGTGATCAGGTTGAAAAGACTCAGTCCAGAGGTCTTCAAGGTACCCATCGATCGTATTAGAAACGGTTACTACTCGGACATATACTTCATGAACTACGTGAAAGTTCTGAAAAGAGACAACCACCATCCACGCGTTTATTATCAATTTTTCCCAAGAAAAGACGCTGTTGTCTGTGGAATAGACGAAGCGCTTGCCATTTTGAAATTCTGCACAGGATATTACAAAGATGAAGAAAAGGCGAGAGAGCTCTTTGAGGAGATACTGAAGCTGGACAGGGAGATGCAGGCAGCCTCGCTCGAGATGGACGTTCAAAGGATCGTTGAACTCACCCGGAAGAAATGGGACCTCAGGCTCAAACTGAACGAACTGTGGGTGGACAAATGGGACGAAGTAGAGGTGCACGCCCTGTACGACGGTGAAGAAGCAAAAGAGGGAGAGCCGATCATGACGATAGAGGGCGATCCTACGTACTTTGGATACCTCGAAACGGTCCTGCTCGGTGTGATCGCAAGGGCAACGAGTACAGCAACAGCCGTTAAAAAAGTTGTCAGGGCAGCCAGGGGGAAACCTGTTCTCTTCTTCAGCGCCCGTTTCGACCACTACTGGGTTCAAGCGACGGATGGCTACGCAGCGCTCAAAGCGGGTGCCTTCGGTGTTTCGACGGATGCGAACGCGGACTACTGGGGCGTCAAATCAATGGGAACGATGCCTCACGCACTGATTGCATGCTACGACGGAAAAACAGAAGACGCCGCCATCACCTTCGACAGACACTTGGAGGAAGATGTGAATAGAATCATACTTGTAGACTGGGACAACGATGTGATAGGTACCACCTTCCGTGTGATAAAGTCCTTCTACGAGTATGTCGTGAAGAAACCGTTCAAGCTGGGAGTGACAGACCCATCACCGATCATAGGCTCCGGAAAGAACAAGATCTGGGGAGTGAGATTCGACACGGCGGGTAACCTGAGGGATAAATCCGTTGTGCCAAAAGATGAGTCTTCATTCGGGGTCTGCCCAGAGCTTGTCTGGAGAGCAAGACAGGAATTCGACAGGGTGGGTCTTCAGGATCTGAAGATCGTCGTCTCTGGTGGATTCGATGAAAAGAAAATAGATCTCTTCGAAAAGCTCGGAGTTCCCGCGGACGCCTACGGTGTTGGTTCTCGACTCTTGAGGGAGAAAGTGGATATCACAGCAGACATCGTTGAGGTAAATGGAAGACCGTGTGCGAAGGTGGGCAGGTACAAGATAGAAAATCCAAGGCTCAAAAAAGTGGGGAAGAGGTACTGGGAAGAAGTTTGAGGAGGTGAGCGAGATGGAAATCAAAAAGGGAACCTGGATAATAAAGAAGGGTTTTGCGGAGATGTTCAAGGGTGGCGTGATAATGGACGTCACTTCCGCCGAGCAGGCGAAGATAGCAGAAGAGGCGGGAGCAGTCGCCGTTATGGCCCTTGAAAGAGTTCCGGCAGACATCAGAAAAGAGGGCGGTGTGGCACGGATGGCAAACATCTCGAAGATCAGGGAGATCATGGAAGCGGTATCCATTCCGGTGATGGCGAAGGTGAGGATTGGACACATCGCTGAAGCGAAGATTTTGGAAGAACTCGGAGTAGACTTCATAGACGAGTCCGAGGTGCTCACACCTGCGGACGACAGGTTCCATATAAACAAGCACGAGTTCAAAGTACCTTTTGTCTGTGGTGCAAGGGATCTGGGAGAAGCGCTGAGAAGAATAGCAGAAGGCGCCGCAATGATCAGAACCAAGGGTGAGGCGGGAACAGGAAACGTGGTGGAAGCGGTGAAACACATGAGGAGAATGATGGAACAGATAAGACAGGTGACCAAGATGGAAGAAGAAGAGCTCGTCGCGTACGGAAAGGAGATAGGAGCACCGGTGGAACTTTTGAGGGAAGTGAAGAGACTCGGAAGGCTTCCCGTTGTGAACTTCGCGGCGGGAGGTGTGGCAACGCCAGCTGACGCGGCTCTCATGATGATGCTGGGAGCAGACGGAGTCTTTGTAGGCTCTGGTGTTTTCAAGTCCAAAGACCCAAGGAAGATGGCAAAAGCAATGGTGCTTGCTGTGACCTACTGGGACAATCCAAGGATACTTTTGAAGATCTCCGAAGATATAGGAGAACCCATGAGAGGATTGGACGTTGAAGAACTCGAAGTGAGGATGCAGGAGAGAGGGTGGTGAAGGATGAAAATCGGTGTTCTGGGTGTTCAAGGAGACGTCAGAGAGCACGTGGAGGCACTCCACAGATTGGGTGTCGAAACTCTGATCGTGAAGCTTCCAAAGCATCTCGATATGGTCGATGGATTGATCCTCCCCGGGGGAGAGTCCACCACCATGATCCGCATCATCAAGGAGATGAGCATGGGCGAAAGGCTGGTGGAGAAAATCAGCGACGGCCTGCCCGTCTTCGCAACATGTGCCGGTGTTATCCTCCTTGCGAAGCGCATCAGCAACTACGAGCAAGAAAAACTGGGTGTCATGGATATAGTCGTGGAGAGAAACGCTTACGGAAGACAGGTGGAAAGTTTCGAGACCTTCCTCGAAATACCTGCAATAGGAAAGGATCCGTTCAGAGCGATCTTCATCAGGGCACCGAGAATTGTTGAAGTGGGTAAGAGGGTGGAAATTCTCGCCTACCACGATGGTGATCCTGTCCTCGTAAAAGAAGACAAGATTCTTGCCAGCACTTTTCACCCAGAGCTCACGGACGATCTGAGGCTCCATAGATACTTCCTGGAGATGGTGAAATGACATGAAAGTGAAGATCGACTTGAAAGACGATGTACTCCGAGGAAGGTTGAAAAGAATTGTTCAAGAAGTGGGATTTCTGATAAACGAATCGGCCGATTTGGTCGTCACTGACAGGCCGAGAAACGACGGAAAACAGACGATTCTGATCAGCAAGTCTCTCCCCGAAGAAATTCCAGAGGGCGTTCTGGATGTGATCGATCCACGCCTTCCAGATTTTCTTTTGAGAAACAGGTTTAGGATGATAAAAACGTACCTGAAGTTTCCACGGGGCATCCTCAGTTACCTCGAAGAAGAGTTCGCGAAGGCCAAAAGATACGATTTTCCCCTCTCCGTCATATACCTGTTCTTTGAAAGTGAGAAGACAGCAGAACGTGTCTATGAAAGTATCCAGGAGATCCTCAGATCGTCTGACAAGATTGATTTTGTGAGGAAAAACGAACTGATGATCATTCTTCCAGCAACTGCAAAAGAAGGAGCGCAAAGGCTCCTTAAGAGGTTGAGGCGGAAGTTTCTCAGACTTGATTGGACAAAGCAGACCTTCTTCGAGTACGGAATAGCGCAGGTTGAAGACTGGATGGAATCCGTTGAGGACTTGTTCGCATCTTTAGAATCTTCCATGAGGAGGTTGTGAGGGATCTGAGTAAAAAAGAGTGGATAAACATCATCCTTGCGCTGGTATTCGGTTTTGTGGCAGTTTTTTTCATATTCAAAGGTATCAACCCCAGAGAATTCTTCAAATACTTCCGTCCAAGGTCCTTGTTCCACATTCTTCTGCTATGTGGAATATTTCTTTTTTCGATCCTGATCGACTCTGCGAGGATGAAGTGGCTGTTCTTTTTCGTATGGAGAAAGCATCTCTCACTCTACGATGCCTTTTTCAACAACTATATGAGCTTTCTTTTCAGCATGCTCACCCCTTTTTATTTCGGTGGCCAGGTCTTTCAAACGTACCACCTTTCAAGACTCGGCTTTGAATCTGAAAACAATGTCAACGTGATTCTCTCAAGGTTTGTGGAGTACCTCATTTCCGTGGCGATTCTTTCTGTACTCGGACTTTTGAGATACAAGGATCTGTTTCTGTCAGGAGCACTGATAGCACCGAAGTTGATCTTCCTTGCTTACCTTGTGAGTGTGTCTTTCATCGGTGTTGTGATACTCGCACTCGTTCACCCTCCTCTCATCGCTCACCTGTTCAGGATGCTAAAAAAAGCAAGATGGGTAGATTCCATGATAAAAAAACTCACGAAGAAAGAAGACTGGGACAGTCGTTTTTTAAAGTGGACCCACGATCTAAAAGAAAGTGTCAAAATCTTGTGGAGAAGCGGGTTCATGTTCCTCGACTTTCCTCTCACGCTGTTTTCGCTTCTCATTCAAGGCTTTGTTTTCTATCTGGCCGTTCAATTCAGTTCTGGAAACATCGGTTTTTTCAACGGAACGGGGCTTCTTTTCTTTCTCAGTCTGGTCGTGTTTTACGTACCGACACCTGGAGCAAGTGGCGGTGTGGAAGCCGTCTACCAGATTGTCTTCAGCAAGATACTCGGATCAGGTGGTAAAACCCTCGCATCGGTGTTGACCTGGAGATTGTCTACCTACTACCTTCCCATCTTCGTGGGCCTCGTCTTTCTGGTATTCTACAGATACCCAAAGGAAGTGGAAAAGTGAAGGTCGTTCTCAGATTCAAAAAGAGGGGGATGAGGAGGTTTCTGTCCACTCTCGAATCCATAAAGCTCGTGGAGCGTTCCCTCAGACGTGCCGATTTTCCTCTGGTGTTCACTGAAGGGTTCCACCCAAAACCAAAGATGAGCTTTCTCGACGCCATGCCAGTCGGTGTAGTGAATTTGGCCTTCTACGTGGAAATCCATCTGAAGGATCTTTCAAGAAAACACCTGGAAAATCTTGAAAGGACTCTTCCAAAAGATTTTCCTCTTGCGGGTGCGTGGATCTGTGAAGAGAACATAAACAAAGTCGTCACGTCCTATCGTTTCAAGCTCATCACACCGTACTGTATGGATCTCCTGAGCAGGAAAGTTGAAAAGAAAGGAAAGAAGATCTCCTTTGGAGAAAGCGTGGTCGATTTTGAGGTTTTCAGGGCAAAAGAGTACAGCATTTTCAGGTATACTCAAAGGAGGGAAAGGCTTATGAATCCACTGCTTCTCGTTGAAAAGGATTCGTTCTTCGTTGCAATATGTGAGGAAGCACTCACCGAAAGCGGAGAGGATCTTTCCTCTTTTCTCGAGAGGAGGGGGACACGTGTCAAAAAAAGTGCTTCTGGTTGACGATTCAGCCGTCTTAAGAAAGATCGTATCCTTCAACTTGAAGAAGGCAGGTTATGAAGTGATAGAGGCAGAAAACGGTCAGATCGCGCTGGAAAAACTTTCAAAATCCATTCCAGATCTGATAGTACTCGATATAATGATGCCCATCATGGACGGTTTCACCGTGCTGAAGAAACTCCAGGAAAAAGAGGAGTGGCAGAAAATCCCGGTCATCGTCCTCACGGCAAAGGGTGGAGAGGACGACGAGACGATCGCTCTCTCTCTCGGAGCAAAGAAGGTTATGAGAAAGCCGTTCAGCCCCTCCCAGTTTATCGAGGAGGTGAAGCGTCTCTTAAATGAGTGAAAGGGAAATCTGCAAAAAGATTTCAGAAATACTTGGTATCGATTACGATTGCTCAAGGGGGATTGATGAACTCCTGAAGATCCTGGAGTATGAAATAAATGAGTACAAGAAGAGTCTGGAAGAGCAGACCATTTTCATGGAAGCTCAGCTGGAAGAGCTCTCGCGCTCTTACGAAGAAATATCGACACTTCTTGAGATATCTGAGATATTCGGAGGTCTCGAGTTTCCAATGAACCTTCGTGAAAAACTAGAAAGAGTGATACCACTTCTCAAGAACGTGGTGAAGTTTAAAGATTACATCGTTCGCGTCGAAGATCTGACCATAGGGAACCTGAGTCAGAAAGAGGTGGAGCAGGAGATAGAAGACAGAGAAAAAACCGTCCTGATAGAACCTGGTGAATCGCAGAGGTTTTCAAATCTTCTGTTTGTCCCCATAGCTGGTAACAGACACTACGGTTACATGTGTTTTTCCGGCAAAGAAGAAGGAATCGTGTTCACGGCAAGTGACAGGAAGATAACGGAGGTAACGGCGAGGTACATAGCAAACGCATTGGACAGAATGGATTTTCTGCAGAAAGAGATCGAACGCCAGAGGCTGGAAGAGCAGATGGAAATTGCAAGGCGAATACAATCTACGTTGCTTCCTCGAGAAGTACCCGAAACGAAATTCGTCGATGCGGCAGCTTGTTCCTGCCCAGCAGTTCAAGTGGGTGGTGACTACTATGATATCTTTCTTGGCAATGAGAAGCTCCTTGCCGTTATGGGAGACGTGGCCGGAAAAAGCGTTCCAGCTGCCCTTCTCATGAGTGCTGTGAGGAGTTACTTGAGAGTCCTGAGCACGTCGCACTCTGATCTGGAGAAGCTGGTGAATCACCTGAACAGTATACTCTGTGAAGATCTGTCGAACGATCGTTTCGTGACAATGGTTTTTCTGGAGATTTTCCAAAACGGAACGCTGAATCTGATCAACGCGGGCCATAATCCCGTTTATTTCCTCCACAGAGATGAGATGGTAAAGCTGGAAGCTTCAGCGATACCGATCGGTATAACGGAGTGGAGCTACAGGAAACACACCATCCGTCTAAAACCAGACACCCTCATAGTCGCCTACACGGATGGGGTAATCGAAGCAAGAAACATGCTCGGGGAAGAATACGGCTACGAGAGACTGGAAAAAACCCTCAGGGAGTACAGTGGAGGCAATGCGGAGGAACTCCTTTCCATCCTCATAAAGAGTGTGGGAGAATTTTCGAAAAATGTCCCTCAGCACGACGACATGACGATCATGGTGTTAAAATATAAAGGACAGCAGGAGGTGGAATGATGTCGGGTCACAACAAGTGGGCCAACATAAAACACAGGAAAATGGCCCAGGATGCGAAAAAATCGAAGATCTTCACGAAGCTGATCAGAGAAATCATCGTTGCAGCAAGAGAAGGAGGAGGAAACATCGAAACGAATCCCAGACTCAGGGCAGCTGTCGAAAAGGCAAAGGCTGAGAACATGCCAAAGGAAAACATCGAAAGAGCCATAAAACGCGGAACGGGTGAGCTGGAAGGTGTGGACTACCAGGAAGTGGTCTACGAAGGTTACGCCCCGGGAGGTGTGGCCGTCTACATCAGGGCACTTACAGACAACAAGAACCGAACAGCGCAGGAACTGAGACATCTGTTCAGCAGACATGGAGGAAGTCTCGCGGAGAGCGGATCCGTCAGCTGGATCTTCGAAAGAAAAGGTGTTATAGAGATCGCGAAAGACAAAGTGAAAGACCTGGAGGAACTCATGATGATAGCCATCGATGCCGGCGCAGAGGACATAAAAGACGCCGAAGATCCCATCCAGATAATCACAGCTCCAGAGGACCTTTCTGAGGTGAAAAGACAGCTGGAGGAGGCCGGTTACGAAGTCGAAGCCAAGGTCACCTTCATACCAAAGAACACAGTGAGGATTACCGGAAGAGACGCCGAGAAGGTACTGGAACTCCTCAACGCACTGGAAGACATGGACGATGTCCAGGAAGTTTACTCCAACTTCGAAATGGACGACAGCGAAATGGAGGAGATACTTTCCAGACTGGAAGGCTGATACCTCTTTTTCTTCTCTTACCTGCTCTTCTCTTTCCTGGATTCTTTGAGGCCGGGGTGGGTTTCAACAGAACGCCCACTACAGGATTTGTTCTATCCCCTGAATTAAAGATGGATTTCATCGAAGGAAAGTTCCGCTTCGATTTTTTCGTCAGCTTCAAGGAAGGGGACCTATCCCTTCTTCTTCCTATTTTTGATAACCCTGTGTACTTCAGGTTCAACGTGGACGATTTTTCACTCGAATACTACGCTCCAAAACTTTTGAAGGCGAGTTTCGTTCGCTTTGAAAAGACGTGGAACACTCAGTTTGGTTTCATGGGAGGACTGTGGAACGGAGATGAGATCTTCGCTTACACAGAGAAACCCCTGGATTTCGTCGTGTCGAGCGAAGGTGATTACTACCTCGGGGCGAAGATGAAGCTCTTCGATCTGAATATAGAGCCTTTCATTGAAAACGGAAAACCGGGTGTCTGGCTTGGTTTCGGTGATTTAAGTGTAGGCGTGTCGGACTGGATCGGTTTGATCTTCAGTCGAGGAAGAACGATCTTTCGCACTCTTTACGATGGAGGTTTGGAACTGGGATTTGCTTTCATCGGAGAAAACGGGTGGATCTTCGTCGATGGAAACCATGTAGAAGGCTGCTGGAAGGTGGGAAGGATACATGTCGGAGGAAAGGTCGGAAAGGAAGACTGTTCCATTCAGGTTACCATCGAATTTTGAGTGGAAGGAATTCCCACAGGAGGAATTCGAGTGGTTTGTAAAAGAGGTGGAGGAGAGGTTCGGCATAAACCTCTCCTCTTACAAACCACAGCGGGTGAAACGCAGAACGGAACTTCTCTTGAGAAAGTACAACGTGGATTACAGAAAATATCTGGAAATGCTTGTTCAAAGCAAAAAGCACCTGGACGAGTTTCTGGACAAGATGACGATAAACGTAACGGAGTTCTTCAGAAATTCAGAGAAGTGGTGGGAGCTCAGGGACGATGTGATCCCTTTGATTTCTCAAAACACCCTGAGAATGAGATTCTGGAGTGCGGGATGCTCCTCTGGAGAAGAGCCTTATTCTCTTGCCATTCTCGCTCACGAGCTGAAGCTTTCGTACAAAACGAAGATTCTGGCAACAGACATAGACGTTGGTGTTCTGAGGAAAGCCCAGGAGGGTGTCTACGAGGAGCGAGCCCTTGTGAGTACTCCGAAAGAGTACGTGGAGAAGTACTTCGAAAGACTCCCAGATGGAAGGTACAGAATAAAAGATTTTGTGAAGAAGGTGGTGGAGTTCAGGAGACATGATCTTCTGAAAGATCCCTTCGAAAAGAACCTCGATCTCATAGTGTGTCGAAACGTGGTCATATACTTCGAACCGGAAGCGAAGAACAAACTCTACAAGAAGTTCGCTGAATCACTCAAAGTGGGCGGGTTTCTGTTCGTTGGAAACACGGAAAGGATATTCAACTACAGAGAGCTAGGATTTGAGGTCTACAGACCCTTCATCTACAGAAAGGTGACGTAGATGACCTTTACGATCGTTCTGGTGCTGGTTTTGGATCAGCTCACAAAGAAAATAGCGAGCACTTTTCACGGAACATTCTACCTCGTTCCCGGATTTCTGAGATTCGTCAAGGCTACAAACAGAGGAATCGCTCTGGGGCTGTTCAACAACCTCTCGGAGCAGGTTCTGTGGATCGTCCTCTTCGTTGTGGTGGTCCTTTCCCTTTTTCCGTACATATTCAGATTTAACAGGCTCGAGAGGATCGCTATGGGATTCATCCTGGGAGGCGCCCTCGGAAATCTCCTCGATCGAATCAGATTTGGATACGTTCTTGACTTTCTAAACCTGGTCTTTCTTCCAACGATCTTCAACCTTGCAGACGTGTTCATAGTAGTAGGCGGTGGTCTGATGATCCTCGGTGCCTTCAGAGGTGTGGGCGATGAAGAGCTGGAGAGTGGAAAAAAGAGAGGAAGGCTGGAGACTCGACCAGTTTCTGAAAGAGAAAACTCCGTCGTGGATATCAAGGTCGATGATTCAGAAAGCAATAAAGGAAGGAAAGGTAAAGGTCAACGGTCAGATTAAAAAACCAAGTTACCGGTTGAAGGAAGGAGAACTGGTGGAGGTTGATCTTCCTGTGAAACCGAAAGAGGCCACTGTTCAACCCGAAAAGATAGATTTGAAGGTTCTGTACGAGGACAAGGACATTATCGTCATAGACAAACCCGGAGACATGATCGTACATCCGGTTCCTTCCAAACTCAGCGGAACGCTCGTCAACGCCCTTCTTTATCACTGTTCTGACCTTCAGGGTGTAGGTGGGAAACTCAGACCTGGTATCGTCCACAGACTCGACAAGGAAACATCAGGTGTCATCGTTGTTGCCAAAAATGATCTTGCTCATCAGAGCCTATCCAGACAGTTCAAGGATCGGAAGGTGAAGAAGGCCTACATCCTTCTTGTGCGAGGACGAGTGAAGGAAAACGAAGGAACGGTGGAACTTCCACTTGCAAGGCATCCTGTTTTGAGAGTGAAGATGACTGTGAGCGAAAGCGGAAAGGAGGCCGTCACACATTACAGGGTACTCAAGAGGTTCGACGATGTAGCTTCCCTTGTTCTTGCCTTTCCGAGGACAGGGAGAACCCACCAGATCAGAGTCCACATGAAAAGCCTCGGACACCCTATAATGGGTGACAAGATCTATGGAAAGTACAAGGAAGATGAGATGTTCGGGATAAAAAGACAGATGCTTCACGCCTTGAAACTGGGATTTTTTCATCCACGAACCGGCGAGTGGATGGAATTCGTATCGCCGATTCCGGAAGATTTCAGAAAGGCCATCAAAAAGATAGCTATGTACGTGGAGGAAGGAACATGATACCCTGGATTGTCTCACCCTACTCCTTCGACGGTTCTGTGATCAGATTCGAAAAACTGGTTTCCGAGTTGAAAAAAAGAGGTTTGAAATCTGCTCTCCTTGCCGACAGAAACTTTCACGCCGCCGTGAAGTTCAATACTACCATGAGAGAGCACGGGCTGATACCCGTCCACGGTTTGTGGAAGGAGGGTAGAGTCTTCATTGCACGAAACAGAAAGGAGTACGATCTTCTGGTCAGATTCTACAACGGAGAAAAGATCGATGTCGGTGAACTTCCAAGTTTCAAGGCGGAGGACCTCGTCCCCGTCAGATACCTCGAAGACAAGGAAAGGGATGCAAGTCTCTTCA
It encodes the following:
- a CDS encoding isochorismatase family cysteine hydrolase; translation: MKALLVIDLQRDFVDKDGTLYFEGAERVIDPILRWVEVFKKEGLPIITTQDWHDPDDKEFDIWPKHCVANSNSARLTERLERSLEGYANHFSIKKNRYSAFYNTNLEKIIKERSINEVYVCGVVTHICVLFTVEELRNRDIPVKIITEGVASYDEELHRFALREMKEILGAEFI
- a CDS encoding nicotinate phosphoribosyltransferase, whose product is MKRLSPEVFKVPIDRIRNGYYSDIYFMNYVKVLKRDNHHPRVYYQFFPRKDAVVCGIDEALAILKFCTGYYKDEEKARELFEEILKLDREMQAASLEMDVQRIVELTRKKWDLRLKLNELWVDKWDEVEVHALYDGEEAKEGEPIMTIEGDPTYFGYLETVLLGVIARATSTATAVKKVVRAARGKPVLFFSARFDHYWVQATDGYAALKAGAFGVSTDANADYWGVKSMGTMPHALIACYDGKTEDAAITFDRHLEEDVNRIILVDWDNDVIGTTFRVIKSFYEYVVKKPFKLGVTDPSPIIGSGKNKIWGVRFDTAGNLRDKSVVPKDESSFGVCPELVWRARQEFDRVGLQDLKIVVSGGFDEKKIDLFEKLGVPADAYGVGSRLLREKVDITADIVEVNGRPCAKVGRYKIENPRLKKVGKRYWEEV
- the pdxS gene encoding pyridoxal 5'-phosphate synthase lyase subunit PdxS: MEIKKGTWIIKKGFAEMFKGGVIMDVTSAEQAKIAEEAGAVAVMALERVPADIRKEGGVARMANISKIREIMEAVSIPVMAKVRIGHIAEAKILEELGVDFIDESEVLTPADDRFHINKHEFKVPFVCGARDLGEALRRIAEGAAMIRTKGEAGTGNVVEAVKHMRRMMEQIRQVTKMEEEELVAYGKEIGAPVELLREVKRLGRLPVVNFAAGGVATPADAALMMMLGADGVFVGSGVFKSKDPRKMAKAMVLAVTYWDNPRILLKISEDIGEPMRGLDVEELEVRMQERGW
- the pdxT gene encoding pyridoxal 5'-phosphate synthase glutaminase subunit PdxT, which gives rise to MKIGVLGVQGDVREHVEALHRLGVETLIVKLPKHLDMVDGLILPGGESTTMIRIIKEMSMGERLVEKISDGLPVFATCAGVILLAKRISNYEQEKLGVMDIVVERNAYGRQVESFETFLEIPAIGKDPFRAIFIRAPRIVEVGKRVEILAYHDGDPVLVKEDKILASTFHPELTDDLRLHRYFLEMVK
- a CDS encoding diguanylate cyclase, whose amino-acid sequence is MKVKIDLKDDVLRGRLKRIVQEVGFLINESADLVVTDRPRNDGKQTILISKSLPEEIPEGVLDVIDPRLPDFLLRNRFRMIKTYLKFPRGILSYLEEEFAKAKRYDFPLSVIYLFFESEKTAERVYESIQEILRSSDKIDFVRKNELMIILPATAKEGAQRLLKRLRRKFLRLDWTKQTFFEYGIAQVEDWMESVEDLFASLESSMRRL
- a CDS encoding lysylphosphatidylglycerol synthase transmembrane domain-containing protein; translated protein: MRDLSKKEWINIILALVFGFVAVFFIFKGINPREFFKYFRPRSLFHILLLCGIFLFSILIDSARMKWLFFFVWRKHLSLYDAFFNNYMSFLFSMLTPFYFGGQVFQTYHLSRLGFESENNVNVILSRFVEYLISVAILSVLGLLRYKDLFLSGALIAPKLIFLAYLVSVSFIGVVILALVHPPLIAHLFRMLKKARWVDSMIKKLTKKEDWDSRFLKWTHDLKESVKILWRSGFMFLDFPLTLFSLLIQGFVFYLAVQFSSGNIGFFNGTGLLFFLSLVVFYVPTPGASGGVEAVYQIVFSKILGSGGKTLASVLTWRLSTYYLPIFVGLVFLVFYRYPKEVEK
- a CDS encoding TIGR03936 family radical SAM-associated protein encodes the protein MKVVLRFKKRGMRRFLSTLESIKLVERSLRRADFPLVFTEGFHPKPKMSFLDAMPVGVVNLAFYVEIHLKDLSRKHLENLERTLPKDFPLAGAWICEENINKVVTSYRFKLITPYCMDLLSRKVEKKGKKISFGESVVDFEVFRAKEYSIFRYTQRRERLMNPLLLVEKDSFFVAICEEALTESGEDLSSFLERRGTRVKKSASG
- a CDS encoding response regulator, whose translation is MSKKVLLVDDSAVLRKIVSFNLKKAGYEVIEAENGQIALEKLSKSIPDLIVLDIMMPIMDGFTVLKKLQEKEEWQKIPVIVLTAKGGEDDETIALSLGAKKVMRKPFSPSQFIEEVKRLLNE
- a CDS encoding PP2C family protein-serine/threonine phosphatase; this encodes MSEREICKKISEILGIDYDCSRGIDELLKILEYEINEYKKSLEEQTIFMEAQLEELSRSYEEISTLLEISEIFGGLEFPMNLREKLERVIPLLKNVVKFKDYIVRVEDLTIGNLSQKEVEQEIEDREKTVLIEPGESQRFSNLLFVPIAGNRHYGYMCFSGKEEGIVFTASDRKITEVTARYIANALDRMDFLQKEIERQRLEEQMEIARRIQSTLLPREVPETKFVDAAACSCPAVQVGGDYYDIFLGNEKLLAVMGDVAGKSVPAALLMSAVRSYLRVLSTSHSDLEKLVNHLNSILCEDLSNDRFVTMVFLEIFQNGTLNLINAGHNPVYFLHRDEMVKLEASAIPIGITEWSYRKHTIRLKPDTLIVAYTDGVIEARNMLGEEYGYERLEKTLREYSGGNAEELLSILIKSVGEFSKNVPQHDDMTIMVLKYKGQQEVE
- a CDS encoding YebC/PmpR family DNA-binding transcriptional regulator, coding for MSGHNKWANIKHRKMAQDAKKSKIFTKLIREIIVAAREGGGNIETNPRLRAAVEKAKAENMPKENIERAIKRGTGELEGVDYQEVVYEGYAPGGVAVYIRALTDNKNRTAQELRHLFSRHGGSLAESGSVSWIFERKGVIEIAKDKVKDLEELMMIAIDAGAEDIKDAEDPIQIITAPEDLSEVKRQLEEAGYEVEAKVTFIPKNTVRITGRDAEKVLELLNALEDMDDVQEVYSNFEMDDSEMEEILSRLEG
- a CDS encoding protein-glutamate O-methyltransferase CheR, which gives rise to MSEERSERKTVPFRLPSNFEWKEFPQEEFEWFVKEVEERFGINLSSYKPQRVKRRTELLLRKYNVDYRKYLEMLVQSKKHLDEFLDKMTINVTEFFRNSEKWWELRDDVIPLISQNTLRMRFWSAGCSSGEEPYSLAILAHELKLSYKTKILATDIDVGVLRKAQEGVYEERALVSTPKEYVEKYFERLPDGRYRIKDFVKKVVEFRRHDLLKDPFEKNLDLIVCRNVVIYFEPEAKNKLYKKFAESLKVGGFLFVGNTERIFNYRELGFEVYRPFIYRKVT